The following are from one region of the Staphylococcus schleiferi genome:
- a CDS encoding Nramp family divalent metal transporter, translated as MRKSLEEINGTVVFDNQAAKWKKTLMYLGPGALVAVGYMDPGNWITSMAGGAQYGYILLSVILISSLAAMLLQSMCARLGIASGMDLAQVTRDMTNKKVAVILWIITEMAIMATDIAEVIGSAIALNLLFHIPLWLGVTITVFDVLLLLLIIKFGFRKIEAIVTVLVLTVFIIFVFEVYLSNPSWPRVLSGFVPQSGVVTQSGALYIALGIIGATIMPHNLYLHSSIVQSRAYGRDSVEEKKDAIKYATIDSNLQLSLAFLVNCLLLILGAALFFGSGKALGGFYDLHHALLTSHVSVAFGGAVMSTLFAVALLASGQNSTITGTLSGQIVMEGFVNLRFPQWVRRLITRGLAVIPVFICLWLYGSNPSTIENLLIFTQVFLSIALPLSIIPLTIATNNPKIMGEAFTNKRWVNIIAWTLAIFLTILNFYLIIETFKSL; from the coding sequence ATGCGTAAGAGCTTAGAAGAAATTAACGGTACAGTTGTGTTTGATAACCAAGCTGCAAAATGGAAAAAAACATTAATGTATTTAGGACCAGGGGCGCTTGTCGCAGTGGGGTATATGGATCCCGGTAACTGGATTACGTCAATGGCAGGAGGGGCACAGTACGGCTACATCCTCCTGTCTGTTATTTTAATTTCAAGTTTAGCCGCAATGTTATTGCAAAGTATGTGTGCACGACTCGGTATTGCAAGTGGGATGGATCTTGCACAAGTGACACGTGACATGACAAATAAAAAAGTAGCTGTCATTTTATGGATTATTACAGAAATGGCAATTATGGCCACTGATATCGCAGAAGTCATAGGGAGTGCCATAGCATTGAACTTACTCTTCCATATTCCTTTATGGCTTGGGGTAACGATTACTGTTTTTGATGTTTTGCTACTATTATTGATTATTAAGTTCGGTTTTAGAAAAATAGAGGCTATTGTTACGGTGCTTGTGTTGACTGTTTTTATCATCTTTGTGTTTGAAGTTTATTTATCAAATCCTTCATGGCCACGCGTCTTAAGTGGCTTTGTCCCACAAAGCGGTGTGGTCACACAATCCGGTGCCTTATATATCGCACTCGGTATTATCGGTGCAACGATTATGCCGCATAACCTTTATTTGCATTCATCAATCGTACAATCACGTGCATATGGACGGGATTCAGTTGAAGAGAAAAAAGATGCGATTAAATATGCAACGATTGATTCGAATTTACAACTTTCGCTTGCATTTTTAGTCAATTGTTTACTTTTAATATTAGGTGCTGCCTTATTTTTTGGCAGTGGTAAAGCATTAGGTGGATTTTATGATTTACACCATGCATTATTAACTTCACATGTCTCTGTCGCTTTTGGTGGTGCTGTGATGAGTACATTGTTTGCAGTCGCTTTATTAGCTTCAGGACAAAATTCTACCATTACAGGGACTTTGTCAGGACAAATTGTAATGGAAGGTTTTGTGAATTTACGCTTTCCACAGTGGGTTCGACGTCTTATCACACGTGGTTTAGCAGTTATCCCGGTGTTCATTTGCTTATGGCTTTATGGCTCTAATCCATCAACAATTGAAAATTTACTGATTTTTACCCAAGTATTTTTGAGTATTGCATTGCCATTAAGTATTATTCCGTTAACGATCGCGACGAATAACCCCAAAATTATGGGTGAGGCATTCACTAATAAACGTTGGGTCAATATCATCGCTTGGACACTGGCAATATTTTTAACAATCTTAAACTTTTATCTCATTATTGAAACGTTTAAATCGCTTTAA
- the hisIE gene encoding bifunctional phosphoribosyl-AMP cyclohydrolase/phosphoribosyl-ATP diphosphatase HisIE, whose product MDLKPDFSKGLLPVILQDSKTQQVLMLGYMNEEAFHRTVQEQVTWFYSRSKQRLWKKGESSGNIQQVKEMHLDCDQDTLLLLVEPMGPTCHTGAQSCFNTTPSFQLQQLESTIRQRLKADDSNSYTQYLLNEGIEKISKKLGEEAFEVVIAAMKQNTSEVISESADLLYHLFVLLESQNITFNTIEDELQKRHRIQNNFKGERQKIEKW is encoded by the coding sequence ATGGACTTAAAACCCGATTTTTCAAAAGGCCTACTTCCGGTCATTTTGCAAGATAGCAAGACCCAACAAGTGCTCATGTTGGGCTATATGAACGAAGAAGCTTTTCATAGAACAGTGCAAGAACAAGTCACATGGTTTTACTCAAGATCAAAGCAGCGACTTTGGAAAAAAGGAGAATCATCCGGCAATATACAACAAGTCAAAGAGATGCATTTAGATTGCGATCAAGATACGTTATTGTTGCTTGTGGAACCGATGGGACCGACTTGTCATACTGGTGCACAAAGTTGTTTCAATACGACTCCCTCTTTTCAACTTCAACAACTTGAAAGTACCATTCGCCAACGGTTGAAAGCAGATGATTCCAACTCTTATACGCAATACCTTCTCAATGAAGGCATTGAAAAAATCAGTAAAAAGTTGGGCGAAGAAGCTTTCGAAGTCGTGATTGCTGCCATGAAACAAAACACTTCTGAAGTCATTTCTGAAAGTGCTGATTTACTTTATCATCTGTTTGTTTTACTCGAATCACAAAATATCACTTTCAATACAATAGAAGACGAGTTACAAAAAAGGCACCGTATTCAAAATAATTTTAAAGGTGAACGTCAAAAGATTGAAAAATGGTGA
- a CDS encoding BCCT family transporter — MDWVVFIGTAIVLLMAVIPMMVFPEQSRSVVVAMNNFVTSKLGAIYLVLGLAIFCFVLYIAFGKYGSVTLGRASDKPEFSDFAWASMLFCAGIGSDILYWGVIEWAYYYQGPPHGAKPLSDEALNFATMYGMFHWGPIAWAIYVLPALPIGYLVFVKKQPVFKISQACRPILKGQTDKFLGKLVDILFIFGLIGGTATSLALGVPMISAGLEKLFGIDGTSMVVKSIVLLCITIVFAYSSYQGLKKGIQVLSDLNVWLSFILLGFIFIVGPTIFIMETTVTGFGNMLKNFFQMATWLEPFGGIGGREETKFPQQWTIFYWSWWIVYAPFIGLFIARISKGRTLKEVILGTIVYGTFGCVLFFGIFGNYAVYLQISGQFDVIHYLNAHGTEATIIEVISHLPFPQIVIGLFIISAFLFLVTTFDSASYIVAAATQKRVKGEPIKANRLFWAFALCLLPFSLMLVGGEKALEILQTASIVAGVPLIVIFIIIMISFMMILAGDRIALQSRADRFKRIERRSLRILRVGEDEEDDNL, encoded by the coding sequence ATGGACTGGGTTGTTTTTATTGGGACAGCAATTGTATTATTAATGGCTGTTATCCCGATGATGGTCTTCCCAGAACAGAGTCGTTCAGTTGTTGTTGCGATGAATAATTTCGTCACTTCAAAACTTGGGGCGATTTATCTCGTATTGGGGTTAGCGATTTTTTGTTTTGTTTTATACATAGCATTTGGAAAATATGGGTCAGTGACTTTAGGTCGTGCGAGTGATAAACCCGAATTTAGTGACTTTGCATGGGCATCCATGTTATTTTGTGCCGGCATTGGCTCAGATATATTATATTGGGGTGTCATCGAGTGGGCATATTATTATCAAGGCCCGCCTCATGGTGCAAAACCTTTATCTGACGAAGCACTTAACTTTGCGACGATGTATGGTATGTTTCATTGGGGACCGATTGCATGGGCGATATATGTACTTCCTGCCTTACCAATTGGATATCTCGTATTTGTGAAAAAGCAACCTGTTTTTAAAATCAGTCAAGCTTGTCGACCAATATTGAAAGGTCAGACAGACAAATTTTTAGGAAAACTTGTTGATATTTTATTCATCTTTGGTCTTATTGGAGGAACAGCAACATCACTGGCTTTAGGGGTCCCTATGATTTCAGCCGGTCTTGAAAAGCTATTTGGTATAGATGGTACAAGTATGGTCGTGAAGAGTATCGTGCTCTTATGTATTACAATTGTATTTGCATATAGTTCATACCAAGGTTTGAAAAAGGGCATTCAAGTTTTAAGTGACTTGAACGTATGGCTTTCCTTCATTTTACTTGGCTTTATTTTTATCGTTGGTCCAACGATCTTTATTATGGAAACAACGGTTACTGGCTTCGGTAATATGTTGAAAAACTTCTTCCAAATGGCCACTTGGTTGGAGCCGTTCGGTGGCATTGGCGGACGTGAGGAAACAAAATTCCCACAACAATGGACGATTTTCTATTGGTCATGGTGGATTGTTTACGCACCATTTATCGGTCTGTTTATTGCGCGAATCTCAAAAGGTCGTACTTTAAAAGAAGTAATATTAGGAACGATTGTTTACGGTACATTTGGTTGTGTGCTGTTCTTCGGTATTTTTGGTAACTATGCTGTTTATTTACAAATTTCAGGTCAATTTGATGTGATTCATTACTTAAATGCACATGGCACGGAGGCAACGATTATTGAAGTGATTAGTCATTTACCGTTCCCACAAATTGTTATTGGCTTGTTCATTATTTCAGCCTTTTTATTCTTGGTGACAACCTTTGACTCTGCGTCGTATATTGTTGCAGCGGCAACACAAAAGCGTGTTAAAGGAGAACCAATTAAAGCCAATCGATTATTTTGGGCGTTTGCTTTATGCTTACTTCCATTCTCGTTAATGCTTGTCGGTGGTGAAAAGGCACTTGAAATACTACAAACCGCATCTATTGTTGCGGGTGTACCTTTAATTGTCATATTTATCATTATTATGATTTCGTTTATGATGATTCTCGCAGGAGATCGGATTGCGCTACAATCACGTGCTGATCGTTTTAAACGTATTGAACGCCGATCGTTGAGGATTTTAAGAGTTGGCGAAGATGAAGAGGATGACAATCTATAA
- a CDS encoding DedA family protein, producing MEQWVVDVMGHYGYIGIFLLIFVEYIIHPFPSEVVLTFAGFMTTKSSLSFGVVCAVAVVAATAGSVVLYYLGIWIGEERLYRWIDRYGKYVRIKRKDLDKTIHWFDRYGRWAIFFGRFVPILRTLISIPAGITRMNLPIFIIFTALGTGVWNIFLIFLGSALGDHMEQVLQYVGFYSKALIAILVILALIVIYRWWRRAKRENG from the coding sequence ATGGAACAATGGGTTGTTGATGTGATGGGCCATTATGGCTACATAGGAATCTTTTTATTAATATTTGTGGAGTATATTATCCATCCTTTCCCATCAGAGGTTGTTTTAACTTTTGCTGGTTTTATGACGACAAAGTCAAGTTTAAGTTTTGGAGTGGTATGTGCGGTAGCTGTCGTCGCGGCGACAGCGGGTTCGGTTGTCTTATATTATCTTGGAATATGGATTGGTGAAGAAAGATTATACCGCTGGATTGATCGATACGGTAAATATGTAAGGATTAAACGCAAAGATTTAGATAAAACCATCCATTGGTTTGATCGATATGGACGTTGGGCCATCTTCTTTGGACGATTTGTCCCGATTTTAAGAACTTTGATTTCAATCCCTGCTGGTATTACACGTATGAATTTACCGATTTTTATTATTTTCACAGCACTTGGGACAGGTGTGTGGAATATATTTCTGATCTTTTTAGGATCAGCACTAGGTGATCATATGGAACAAGTGCTACAGTATGTCGGTTTTTATTCGAAGGCACTTATTGCAATTCTTGTTATCCTGGCCCTTATTGTGATTTATCGTTGGTGGAGACGTGCCAAAAGAGAAAATGGATAG
- the betA gene encoding choline dehydrogenase, giving the protein MSKAYDKMYDYIIIGGGSAGSVLGARLSEDKDKKVLVLEAGRSDYPWDLLIQMPAALMYPSGNRLYDWKYETDGEPHMGGRKVFHTRGKVLGGSSSINGMIYQRGNPLDYEKWGKPEGMDTWDYAHCLPYFKRLETTFGAEADDPIRGLNGPIKLRRGPADNPLFHAFFDAAVEAGYKKTKDVNGFRQEGFGPFDSQIHNGRRVSASRAYLRPAMKRQNLTVKTRAFVEKLHFDGNTVTGVTYKRNGRLHKVLAKEVILSGGAFNTPQLLQLSGIGDSEHLRSLGIEPRIHLPGVGENFEDHLEVYIQHTCKEPVSLQPSLNIFKMPFIGLEWLTRRTGAASSNHFEGGGFVRSNNDVKYPNLMFHFLPLAVRYDGQKADTAHGYQVHVGPMYSNSRGSLKITSTNPYVKPKFVFNYLSTEEDKREWVEAIRVARNILKQPALDPYNGGEISPGPSVQTDEEILDWVRRDAETALHPSCSAKMGPASDPMAVVDPLTMKVHGMENLRVVDASVMPTTTNGNIHAPVLMLAEKAADIIRGIQPLEPEHVDYYIHGKHDENAGAID; this is encoded by the coding sequence ATGAGTAAAGCGTACGACAAAATGTATGATTATATCATTATCGGTGGTGGGAGTGCTGGATCTGTATTAGGTGCTCGCCTCAGTGAAGATAAAGACAAAAAAGTCTTAGTACTTGAAGCAGGACGCAGTGATTACCCTTGGGATTTGTTAATTCAAATGCCAGCTGCTTTAATGTATCCATCAGGTAACCGCCTTTACGATTGGAAATATGAAACAGATGGCGAACCGCATATGGGCGGACGTAAAGTTTTCCATACACGTGGTAAAGTGTTAGGTGGATCAAGTTCAATCAATGGGATGATTTATCAACGTGGTAACCCACTAGACTATGAAAAATGGGGTAAACCTGAAGGCATGGATACTTGGGATTATGCTCACTGTTTACCTTACTTCAAACGTTTAGAAACGACTTTTGGTGCAGAAGCAGATGATCCAATACGTGGTTTAAATGGACCTATCAAATTACGTCGTGGTCCTGCTGATAACCCGTTATTCCACGCATTTTTCGATGCAGCTGTCGAAGCGGGTTATAAAAAGACGAAAGATGTGAATGGTTTCCGTCAAGAAGGATTTGGACCATTTGATAGTCAAATCCATAATGGCCGCCGTGTTTCTGCTTCACGTGCTTATTTACGTCCAGCAATGAAACGCCAAAACCTAACAGTAAAAACACGTGCATTTGTTGAAAAACTTCATTTTGATGGCAATACCGTTACAGGTGTGACTTATAAACGAAATGGTCGTTTACACAAAGTGCTCGCAAAAGAAGTTATCTTATCTGGTGGCGCATTTAACACACCACAATTGCTACAATTGTCAGGTATCGGTGATTCTGAACATTTACGTTCATTAGGTATCGAACCTCGTATTCACTTACCGGGTGTCGGTGAAAACTTTGAAGACCACTTAGAAGTGTATATTCAACATACTTGTAAAGAGCCTGTCTCATTACAACCTAGCTTAAATATTTTCAAAATGCCATTTATTGGTTTGGAATGGTTAACACGTCGTACAGGTGCAGCATCAAGTAACCACTTTGAAGGTGGTGGATTCGTTCGCTCAAATAATGATGTGAAATATCCAAACTTAATGTTCCATTTCTTACCACTTGCAGTACGCTATGATGGACAAAAAGCAGATACAGCACATGGTTACCAAGTTCATGTTGGACCAATGTATTCAAATTCAAGAGGTAGCTTGAAAATCACATCAACGAACCCATATGTTAAACCAAAATTTGTATTTAACTATTTATCTACAGAGGAAGATAAACGCGAATGGGTTGAAGCTATCCGCGTCGCACGTAACATTTTAAAACAACCTGCACTTGACCCTTATAATGGTGGAGAAATTTCACCAGGACCTTCTGTTCAAACAGATGAAGAAATTTTAGATTGGGTGCGTCGAGACGCTGAAACAGCATTACACCCATCTTGTAGTGCAAAAATGGGTCCTGCTTCAGACCCAATGGCAGTCGTAGATCCATTAACAATGAAAGTACACGGCATGGAAAACTTACGTGTAGTAGACGCGTCAGTGATGCCAACAACAACAAATGGTAATATTCACGCACCTGTATTAATGCTTGCTGAAAAAGCAGCAGATATTATTCGTGGTATTCAACCACTTGAGCCTGAACATGTTGATTATTATATTCATGGTAAACATGATGAAAATGCAGGCGCTATTGATTAA
- the hisA gene encoding 1-(5-phosphoribosyl)-5-((5-phosphoribosylamino)methylideneamino)imidazole-4-carboxamide isomerase — MIKLWPAIDLIGGKSVRLTEGDYQTTEVMMRSAEKSIEFYSQFDSVDRIHIVDLIGAKSQRSIEMDAIQQLVQMSQKPIEVGGGIRNKETIQAYLSSGVDYCIVGTQAIIDQAWLTEMSHLFPGKILVSVDAKQTAIQINGWTEETVLDVFDYVSQIQHLPLNGIIYTDITKDGKMSGPNFDTTAQLAKNSTLPIIASGGIRHQADLQQLDVLGVSAAIVGKAANQASFWEGLT, encoded by the coding sequence ATGATTAAACTTTGGCCTGCGATTGATTTAATAGGAGGTAAAAGTGTACGCCTCACAGAGGGAGACTATCAAACAACTGAAGTTATGATGCGCAGTGCTGAGAAAAGTATCGAATTTTACAGTCAGTTCGATAGCGTTGATCGTATTCACATCGTCGATTTAATAGGTGCCAAATCACAACGCTCTATCGAGATGGACGCGATTCAACAGTTAGTTCAAATGAGTCAAAAACCGATTGAAGTGGGCGGCGGTATTCGTAACAAAGAGACGATTCAAGCCTATTTATCATCCGGTGTGGATTACTGCATTGTCGGCACTCAAGCCATAATAGATCAAGCCTGGCTGACTGAAATGAGTCATTTATTTCCCGGGAAAATATTGGTATCTGTCGATGCAAAGCAAACTGCGATTCAAATTAATGGGTGGACGGAAGAAACTGTCCTCGATGTCTTTGATTATGTCTCCCAAATCCAACACCTTCCTTTAAATGGCATCATCTATACCGACATCACGAAGGACGGAAAAATGAGTGGTCCTAATTTTGATACAACAGCTCAACTCGCTAAGAATAGTACATTACCGATTATTGCTTCGGGAGGCATTCGACATCAAGCAGACTTACAGCAGTTAGATGTGCTCGGTGTTTCAGCAGCAATCGTCGGTAAAGCAGCGAATCAAGCCTCATTTTGGGAGGGATTAACTTGA
- the cudC gene encoding choline uptake/conversion transcriptional regulator CudC, with protein MARPKSHEAQLEVAKDIVINSIAETMDLYGINRSVGNLYGIMLFKDSMTLDEMRQELQMSKPSMSAGVKKLQEYDIVKQRLTRGSRKQHFEAEKDFFEFFCNFFTRKWNREISINMAALRESEAMIDKIIAAEDVDEATREEAIEIKAHLEHSRIYYYWLESISDALKSGEIFEHFPIPEAKDIKK; from the coding sequence GTGGCACGACCAAAATCACACGAAGCACAACTCGAAGTCGCGAAAGATATTGTTATTAATTCAATCGCTGAAACAATGGATTTATATGGGATTAATCGTAGTGTCGGAAACCTCTACGGCATTATGTTATTCAAAGACAGCATGACATTGGATGAAATGCGTCAAGAATTACAAATGAGTAAGCCAAGCATGAGTGCGGGCGTTAAGAAATTGCAAGAATATGACATTGTTAAGCAACGCTTAACTCGAGGCAGTCGTAAACAACATTTTGAAGCTGAAAAAGACTTCTTTGAGTTTTTCTGTAACTTTTTCACTAGAAAATGGAACCGTGAAATTTCAATCAATATGGCTGCACTCAGAGAATCAGAAGCGATGATTGATAAGATTATTGCAGCTGAAGATGTGGATGAAGCAACGAGAGAAGAAGCGATAGAAATAAAAGCCCATTTAGAACATTCTCGTATTTATTACTATTGGTTAGAATCCATTAGTGATGCATTAAAATCGGGAGAAATATTTGAACACTTCCCTATTCCTGAAGCTAAAGACATAAAAAAATAA
- the hisH gene encoding imidazole glycerol phosphate synthase subunit HisH produces the protein MIALVDYGLGNIFNVQRAVNHLGYPSIVTREPERIEHADVLILPGVGHFKDAMQAIHQYGLYDVLRQHQQPIIGICLGMQLLYSYSDEGHVSGLDLIKGKIHEIQTPYTVPHLGWNQLKSEIPALNKDVYYVHTYQAPMSPAVIAYSDYGTSIPGIVQQDDCIGIQFHPEKSGDYGLQILEQALKGGWQHD, from the coding sequence ATGATTGCACTCGTAGACTATGGACTTGGCAACATTTTTAATGTGCAACGCGCAGTGAACCATCTTGGTTATCCGTCTATCGTAACGCGCGAACCAGAAAGGATAGAACATGCAGACGTCTTGATTCTGCCAGGCGTGGGCCATTTCAAAGACGCAATGCAAGCCATTCATCAATACGGGCTATACGATGTATTGAGACAACACCAGCAACCCATTATCGGTATTTGTTTAGGTATGCAACTTCTGTACTCTTATAGCGATGAAGGCCATGTGTCCGGACTTGATTTAATCAAAGGGAAAATTCACGAAATTCAGACCCCCTATACAGTGCCACATCTTGGTTGGAATCAGTTAAAAAGTGAAATCCCCGCGTTAAACAAAGATGTCTATTATGTCCATACTTATCAAGCGCCAATGTCACCTGCAGTCATCGCCTATAGTGACTATGGCACGTCTATTCCGGGCATCGTTCAACAAGATGATTGTATTGGTATTCAATTTCATCCAGAAAAAAGTGGCGATTACGGTTTACAGATTTTAGAACAAGCGTTAAAAGGAGGTTGGCAACATGATTAA
- the betB gene encoding betaine-aldehyde dehydrogenase, translating to MEFVNQLSRRQYIDGEWVESSNQATRQILNPYNQEVIIEVAEGTNEDVERAILAARRSFDEGVYALETAENKGKKVRAIADQIKAHREELAHLETLDTGKTLEESLADMDDIHNVFMYFAGLADKDGGELINSPIPNTESKIVKEPIGVVTQITPWNYPLLQASWKIAPALATGCSIVMKPSEITPLTTIRVFELMEEVGFPKGVINLVLGAGSEIGDVMSTHPEVDLVSFTGGIQTGKRIMKQAAEHVTNIALELGGKNPNVIFEDADFDLAVDQALNGGFFHAGQVCSAGSRIIVHHSIKDKFEKALIERVQNIKLGNGFDEDTEMGPLISEQHRDKVEKYMTIAQEEGAKIAIGGKRPSREDLKNGYFFEPTIITNCDTSMRIVQEEVFGPVVTIEGFDTEEEAIKLANDSIYGLAGGVFTKDIGKAQRVASKMRMGTVWINDFHPYFAQAPWGGYKQSGIGRELGHHGLEEYLETKHILMNTSPEPVHWFGQSES from the coding sequence ATGGAATTTGTAAACCAATTATCTCGTCGTCAATATATTGATGGGGAATGGGTAGAAAGCAGCAATCAAGCGACACGTCAAATTCTCAATCCTTATAACCAAGAAGTGATTATAGAAGTAGCAGAAGGTACGAATGAAGATGTAGAACGTGCAATTCTAGCAGCAAGACGTTCATTTGATGAAGGTGTGTATGCACTTGAAACAGCTGAGAACAAAGGTAAGAAGGTTCGTGCAATTGCGGACCAAATCAAAGCGCACCGTGAAGAATTGGCACATTTAGAAACTTTAGATACAGGTAAAACTTTAGAAGAATCTCTTGCAGATATGGATGATATACACAATGTATTTATGTATTTTGCAGGTTTAGCAGATAAAGACGGGGGCGAATTAATTAATTCACCTATCCCAAATACAGAAAGTAAAATCGTTAAAGAGCCAATCGGTGTTGTCACTCAGATTACACCTTGGAACTATCCGCTATTACAAGCTTCATGGAAAATTGCGCCAGCACTTGCAACAGGTTGTTCTATTGTCATGAAGCCAAGTGAAATTACACCTTTAACAACCATTCGCGTATTTGAGCTTATGGAAGAGGTCGGTTTTCCTAAAGGCGTTATTAATTTAGTTTTAGGCGCAGGCTCTGAGATTGGTGACGTCATGTCTACGCACCCTGAAGTGGATTTAGTGTCATTTACAGGCGGTATCCAAACAGGTAAACGTATTATGAAACAAGCCGCAGAGCATGTTACGAATATTGCGCTTGAACTTGGTGGTAAAAACCCAAATGTTATTTTTGAAGATGCTGATTTTGATTTAGCTGTTGATCAAGCATTAAATGGTGGCTTTTTCCATGCAGGTCAAGTATGTTCAGCGGGTTCTCGTATTATCGTTCATCATTCTATTAAAGATAAATTTGAAAAAGCATTAATTGAGCGTGTTCAAAATATCAAATTAGGTAATGGATTTGATGAAGATACAGAAATGGGACCACTTATTTCTGAACAACATCGTGACAAAGTTGAAAAATATATGACTATTGCGCAAGAAGAAGGCGCAAAAATTGCTATCGGTGGTAAGCGACCATCTAGAGAAGATTTAAAAAATGGTTATTTCTTTGAGCCGACAATCATCACAAACTGTGACACGTCTATGCGTATCGTTCAAGAAGAAGTGTTTGGTCCTGTTGTAACGATTGAAGGTTTTGACACAGAAGAAGAAGCTATCAAATTAGCTAATGACTCTATCTATGGTCTTGCAGGCGGTGTCTTTACGAAAGATATCGGAAAAGCACAACGTGTTGCATCAAAAATGAGAATGGGTACAGTCTGGATCAATGATTTCCATCCTTATTTTGCACAAGCACCATGGGGTGGTTATAAACAATCAGGTATCGGTCGCGAACTTGGACATCACGGTTTAGAAGAATATCTAGAAACAAAACACATCTTAATGAATACAAGCCCTGAGCCAGTTCACTGGTTTGGCCAGTCAGAATCATAA
- the hisF gene encoding imidazole glycerol phosphate synthase subunit HisF gives MIKKRIIPCLDVKDGRVVKGIQFKGLRDIGHPVDLALYYNQAGADELVFLDISKTEQGHALTLDIIQQTASQLFIPLTVGGGIKSLDEISQLLRHGADKVSLNSAALKNPDFIQQASQKFGKQCICIAIDSLYDQSTNDYYCCTHGGKRQTPVHVYDWVRQVEALGAGELLITSMAHDGMKQGFDITHLNQISKLVNIPIIASGGGGHAQHFTELFTQTPVSAGLAASILHDKETTVAAIKRELNQGGVPVRWT, from the coding sequence TTGATTAAAAAAAGAATTATTCCTTGCTTAGATGTTAAAGACGGTCGTGTTGTCAAAGGGATACAGTTTAAAGGTCTCAGAGACATCGGTCATCCGGTAGACCTTGCGCTATATTATAATCAAGCTGGCGCGGACGAGCTTGTCTTTTTAGATATTTCAAAAACAGAACAGGGGCACGCACTCACACTCGATATCATCCAACAAACTGCCTCCCAGCTTTTTATCCCCTTAACGGTGGGTGGTGGCATTAAATCTTTGGACGAGATATCTCAACTTTTAAGACATGGTGCAGATAAAGTGTCCCTTAATTCAGCAGCACTCAAAAATCCTGATTTCATACAGCAAGCGAGTCAAAAGTTTGGAAAACAGTGTATATGTATCGCAATCGATAGTCTATACGATCAAAGTACGAATGATTATTATTGTTGTACCCATGGAGGTAAGCGACAAACGCCCGTTCACGTCTACGATTGGGTTCGGCAAGTAGAGGCATTAGGTGCTGGAGAGCTTCTCATCACAAGTATGGCACATGATGGAATGAAACAAGGCTTCGATATTACACATCTGAATCAAATTTCTAAATTAGTCAATATCCCCATTATCGCTTCAGGCGGTGGTGGTCACGCACAACACTTCACAGAATTATTCACACAAACTCCTGTCTCTGCTGGATTAGCGGCAAGCATTTTACACGATAAAGAAACAACCGTGGCAGCAATCAAGCGTGAACTGAATCAAGGAGGTGTCCCTGTAAGATGGACTTAA
- a CDS encoding helix-turn-helix domain-containing protein, producing MENINSVVAENLQHYRQIHRLSLDKVAQMTGISKTMISQIEKGTGNPSINTLWKLANGLHIPLTSLISQDNKHIQIIDKADIKPIYNEDHSVVVYPYFPYDHAHAFEMFCMRIEAGGVLESEAHQDGAKEFIIVNEGTLTLTVGATHYEIQAAQAISFNANTNHVYENKTDAQLRVTATIQY from the coding sequence ATGGAGAATATTAATTCTGTTGTTGCTGAGAACCTCCAGCACTATAGACAAATCCACCGTTTGAGTTTAGATAAAGTAGCTCAAATGACGGGGATAAGTAAAACGATGATTAGCCAAATTGAAAAAGGAACAGGGAATCCAAGTATCAATACTTTGTGGAAGCTTGCGAATGGATTGCATATTCCTTTGACGTCTTTAATCAGTCAAGATAATAAACATATTCAGATTATTGATAAAGCAGATATTAAACCGATTTACAATGAGGATCACTCTGTCGTGGTTTATCCTTATTTTCCATATGATCACGCACATGCATTTGAAATGTTTTGTATGCGAATCGAAGCGGGAGGCGTTTTAGAGTCTGAGGCGCATCAAGACGGCGCGAAAGAATTTATCATCGTCAATGAAGGTACGCTAACACTAACTGTAGGTGCGACACATTATGAAATTCAGGCTGCACAAGCGATTAGTTTTAATGCGAATACTAATCATGTTTATGAGAATAAAACAGACGCACAATTAAGAGTTACGGCGACAATACAATATTAA